Proteins from one Candidatus Zixiibacteriota bacterium genomic window:
- a CDS encoding prolyl oligopeptidase family serine peptidase, whose product MERRFNQLTKVSKVHFLLTSLAVCLLTILFFGIINAQKLTYPPARMDNVVDDYFGTKVPDPYRWLENPDSPETQAWVEAENKLTHTYIGAIPAREKIKARLTELMNFPRYSTPQKEGGRYFFSKNDGLQNQSVLYMQKTLTGEPEVVLDPNKLSPDGTIALSLLAYSKDGTLLAYGISKSGSDWQEIKILNIDTKKEFPETIKWCKFTNVAWKNDSTGFFYNRYPEPGSVPEEDQYSYNKVYFHKLGTSQAEDQLVSEDPEHKELSFTPFITEDGKYLVLYVELGTDPKNRVYYREVESQNPFIKLLDKADANYAFVGNLDTLFYFRTDLDAPHGKIIQINIKNPDPKNWKEVIPQTTEVLSDARMVDGQLVVVSMQDAHDKLKLYDFNGKFKKEIDLPDLGSVGYISGRRTDKEMFFEFTSFLYPTTILRYDFEKGEVSTFYQPEINFIFSAYESQQIFYDSKDGTKVPMFIVHKKGLKFDYSNPVLLTGYGGFNASMQPYFSISRLVWLENGGVFALANLRGGNEYGEAWHQAGMLNRKQNVFDDFISAGEWLIQNRFTSTDKLALIGGSNGGLLVAACMTQRPELYGAVICQVPLTDMLKYQKFTVGRYWIPEYGDASRSPEEFTYIYAYSPLQNVKKGTVYPPTLITTADTDDRVAPLHAKKFAAALQAVNAGNNPILLRVETKAGHGGGKPTSKVIDEQSDIYAFLFKIFGMGQSQ is encoded by the coding sequence ACTTCGTTAGCAGTTTGCCTTCTGACAATTTTGTTCTTTGGGATAATCAACGCCCAAAAGCTCACATATCCACCTGCCCGGATGGACAATGTCGTGGATGACTATTTTGGCACCAAGGTGCCTGACCCTTATCGCTGGCTGGAAAACCCTGATTCACCTGAAACGCAAGCCTGGGTGGAGGCTGAGAATAAGCTTACCCATACTTATATTGGCGCTATCCCGGCAAGGGAGAAAATCAAAGCCCGGCTGACCGAATTAATGAATTTTCCCAGATATTCTACTCCCCAAAAAGAAGGCGGGCGCTACTTTTTCTCCAAAAATGATGGACTGCAGAACCAGTCAGTCCTCTATATGCAGAAAACTCTGACTGGTGAACCGGAGGTAGTGCTGGACCCGAATAAACTTAGCCCGGATGGGACCATTGCCCTTTCGCTTCTGGCTTACAGTAAGGACGGAACCCTTTTGGCATACGGTATATCTAAAAGCGGAAGCGACTGGCAGGAAATCAAGATTCTAAATATCGACACTAAGAAGGAATTTCCTGAGACTATAAAATGGTGTAAGTTCACCAATGTGGCCTGGAAAAATGACAGCACTGGTTTTTTCTATAACCGGTATCCTGAGCCGGGCTCAGTCCCGGAAGAGGACCAGTATAGTTACAACAAAGTCTACTTCCACAAGCTTGGCACTTCTCAAGCCGAGGATCAGTTAGTCTCTGAAGACCCAGAGCACAAAGAGCTTTCCTTCACACCCTTCATCACTGAGGATGGGAAATATCTGGTCTTATATGTGGAGCTTGGAACAGACCCGAAAAACCGGGTCTACTATCGTGAAGTCGAGAGTCAGAACCCCTTTATCAAACTCTTAGATAAAGCAGATGCCAATTATGCCTTTGTTGGTAATTTAGATACTCTCTTCTATTTCCGCACCGATTTAGATGCCCCGCATGGCAAGATCATTCAGATCAATATCAAAAATCCAGACCCGAAGAACTGGAAGGAGGTCATTCCTCAGACAACCGAGGTACTCTCAGACGCCAGAATGGTGGATGGCCAGCTTGTGGTCGTTTCCATGCAGGATGCACACGACAAGCTTAAACTGTATGACTTTAACGGAAAATTCAAAAAGGAAATCGATTTGCCTGATTTAGGCTCAGTTGGCTACATCTCTGGCAGACGCACTGATAAGGAGATGTTTTTTGAGTTTACCTCTTTTCTTTATCCCACAACCATTTTACGCTATGACTTTGAGAAAGGGGAAGTCTCGACTTTTTACCAGCCAGAGATCAATTTCATTTTCTCAGCTTATGAAAGCCAGCAGATATTCTATGACTCAAAAGACGGGACCAAAGTGCCGATGTTCATCGTTCATAAAAAAGGGCTGAAGTTTGACTACTCCAATCCAGTTCTGCTTACTGGTTATGGAGGTTTTAACGCGAGCATGCAACCTTATTTCTCTATTTCCCGTTTGGTCTGGCTGGAAAACGGCGGTGTGTTTGCTTTAGCCAATCTGCGCGGGGGGAACGAATATGGCGAAGCCTGGCATCAGGCAGGGATGCTTAACCGAAAGCAGAATGTGTTTGATGATTTTATCTCCGCAGGCGAGTGGCTGATTCAGAACCGTTTCACCAGCACTGACAAGTTAGCTCTCATTGGAGGAAGCAATGGCGGACTTTTAGTAGCTGCCTGTATGACCCAGCGCCCGGAATTATACGGAGCAGTCATCTGTCAGGTGCCACTTACCGATATGTTAAAGTATCAGAAATTCACAGTGGGTCGCTACTGGATACCTGAATATGGGGATGCGAGCAGAAGCCCGGAGGAGTTCACCTACATTTATGCTTATTCTCCTCTGCAAAACGTCAAAAAGGGAACGGTTTATCCTCCAACTCTAATCACCACCGCAGATACTGATGACCGGGTCGCACCTTTGCATGCTAAGAAATTCGCCGCTGCCCTGCAAGCCGTAAATGCAGGCAATAATCCAATTCTACTACGGGTGGAAACCAAAGCCGGGCACGGCGGTGGAAAACCGACGTCAAAAGTTATTGATGAACAGTCCGATATCTATGCTTTTTTATTCAAGATATTCGGGATGGGTCAGTCACAGTAA
- a CDS encoding glucose 1-dehydrogenase gives MGRVENKVAIVTGGALGIGKSACIYLAEEGAKVAVTDILDREGQGVSDQIKKSGSIAKFWHLDVSNEKEIQKVFADIQKTFGKIDVLVNNAGIAGVSKPTHEITEEEWDRVMAVNVKGVFFCTKHVIPYMRKAGGGSIINLSSIYGIVSAPDVPPYHASKGAVRIMTKTDAFLYAQDKIRVNSIHPGFIWTPMVENYLKSQGDFEAGRKMLDSLQPVGHIGEPEDIAYGIIYLASDESKFITGSELVIDGGYTAR, from the coding sequence ATGGGTAGAGTAGAGAATAAGGTTGCCATCGTAACCGGTGGGGCTTTGGGAATCGGCAAATCAGCCTGTATTTACCTGGCAGAAGAGGGAGCAAAGGTTGCAGTGACCGATATTTTAGACAGAGAAGGACAAGGTGTATCAGACCAGATAAAAAAATCTGGCAGCATTGCGAAGTTCTGGCATCTGGATGTCTCAAATGAAAAAGAAATCCAGAAAGTTTTTGCAGATATTCAGAAAACCTTCGGGAAAATCGATGTCTTAGTTAATAATGCAGGCATAGCCGGAGTAAGCAAGCCAACCCACGAGATCACTGAAGAGGAGTGGGATCGGGTTATGGCTGTCAATGTCAAAGGAGTATTCTTCTGTACCAAACACGTAATACCCTATATGAGAAAAGCCGGAGGCGGAAGCATAATCAATCTTTCCTCTATTTACGGCATCGTGAGTGCACCGGATGTACCGCCATATCATGCTTCCAAAGGTGCGGTCAGGATAATGACCAAAACCGATGCTTTCCTTTATGCGCAGGATAAAATAAGGGTAAATTCAATTCATCCCGGTTTCATCTGGACACCAATGGTAGAAAACTACCTAAAATCCCAGGGAGATTTCGAAGCAGGTAGAAAAATGTTAGACAGCTTACAGCCGGTTGGACATATAGGCGAACCGGAGGATATTGCCTACGGGATTATCTACCTGGCATCAGATGAATCCAAATTTATCACTGGCAGCGAACTGGTCATCGATGGCGGATATACCGCCAGGTAA